From the Methanocaldococcus fervens AG86 genome, the window TATTTCTGTGTTGGAATATAGCTCTCAAAAAGTTATCAAAGAAATCTTCATTCTCTATGTGGTATTTATTTTTATTTGGCTTTATCTTTACAATAGCTGAGAAAACCTTTGGTTTTGGAGAAAAGGCATTTGGCGGAACTTTGGCTATTATCTCAACGTCAGCTCTTGACTGAACAGCTACAGATAACCTCCCATAATCCTTTGTTCCTTCTTTAGCAACCATCCTCTTAGCAAACTCATACTGATACATCAAAACTGCTAAATCAAATCCTTTTTTTAGTAATTTAAAGGTTATTGGTGATGAAATTTGATATGGAAGATTGGCAACAACCTTGTTAAAATCTAAATTACTTAAATCAACTTTTACTGCATCTCCCCAAATGATTTCAATGTTGTTATATTTTTCTTTCAATCTATTGGCATAGGGCTCTAAATTTTTATCAATCTCAATAATATAAACTTTTTTAGCATTTTTAGCCAATTCTTCTGTTAAAATTCCTTTTCCTAAACCAATTTCTAAAACTACATCATCTTTTGTTAAATTTGCTGCTTCCACAGCTTTATTAACAAAATTTTTATCTATTAGAAAGCACTGCCCCAATTTTTTCTTTGGTTTAAACATTATTTCACTCTGTAAATTAGAATTATCTAAAGTTGCAGTTTGAATATTTAATTTCTATTTTTCCATATTTTTCAGGATTTTTGTTTTTGAGATATTCTAAATATAACTCCCAATGTTCTTTATTTTCCAGTCTTGGTCCAAAAATTATTTCTTTAATATAATCTCCTAAATCTTTTCTTATTTCGACATACAATTTTGGTGGTGTGTTTTTTGTATCTAATTTTATTTTATCTTTGTGGAATGTTAAATTATAAACCTTCACGATTCTACACTCATTTTCTTCCTTGTAATATTTTGATTTTACTAAGTATCTAATGTCATCCAATAGCGATTTTATAAGTAATCTTATTGGTTCATAGATTTCCAACGTTTCATTTCATTAATAATTTCATTAAATTCTTTTAATTTTTACATTTAATTCTATAGGAATTTTATCTTCTGAAAGTACATCTGTTATTATTTTCTGTAATTTTTTTAAGTCTTTATAATAATTGACGTTATCATTTTTAGAAATTCGTAATAATAAAATATTAAATACTATGCTTATCCACAATAAGAATTCATTAATGTTTTCTAATTCATCTTTTATATATGTGTCTATTAAAGTATTTAGATTCTTTGAAAATTTAATTAATTTTTGATATTCTTTTTCATTAATTGTATTTAATTCTTGAATTAATACATTTACTAAATCATCTACTTCTTTTAACACATTTTTTAATAATTCATATTTTGAACAATTAGAACATTTTTTATTTTCATTACTTTCATAAATTACGTAATATAAACAAAATGTGTCTTCACTATTACTTTCAAATCAATATTTTTAGAAATCTCCAAATATCCATATTTATCAAAAAAATCTTTTTTTATACCAATGCAGACTCCCTTTGCTTCTTCTTTATTTTCATCTTTTCCATAAGTTCTCCATAAAAACAGATTGTTCCCCTCATAATCATCAACAACAAAACTTCCAATAAATACTTGAAACTCATTATCTTCCCTAAAATTTTGTATTTCAAACTCATGTTCAATTTCATAGATATATTTTAAACTATTAAAACCAAATTTTTCGTTAGTAATCATTCTCAAAAATGTTCTACCTTCTTCAGGATCATTCATACAGGATACATTATATAATCTAAAACAAGAACCTTCTAAAAGATTTTTTACAACTACCGGTTTAGTATAGTGATAGATTATTTCTCTATCTTCA encodes:
- the rsmA gene encoding 16S rRNA (adenine(1518)-N(6)/adenine(1519)-N(6))-dimethyltransferase RsmA; protein product: MFKPKKKLGQCFLIDKNFVNKAVEAANLTKDDVVLEIGLGKGILTEELAKNAKKVYIIEIDKNLEPYANRLKEKYNNIEIIWGDAVKVDLSNLDFNKVVANLPYQISSPITFKLLKKGFDLAVLMYQYEFAKRMVAKEGTKDYGRLSVAVQSRADVEIIAKVPPNAFSPKPKVFSAIVKIKPNKNKYHIENEDFFDNFLRAIFQHRNKSVRRALIDSSKELNYSKNEMKKILEEFSKEHENLMNEKVFKLSVGEIVKLSNELYKFLKR